The Deinobacterium chartae genome contains a region encoding:
- the rsmI gene encoding 16S rRNA (cytidine(1402)-2'-O)-methyltransferase translates to MPHVTLVPTPVGNLSDITLRALEVLKNADAVAAEDTRVSGSLLRHYGIDKPLVRLDQHTMRSRAPGVLEQYPRLAFVTDAGTPGISDPGEELVRIVLEAGGTVEVLPGATALIPALVLSGFSTARFHFEGFMPRSGRERRERLAELVDRTVTSVFYESPHRLVDTLEELAALAPGRAVSVTRELSKKFEETYRGSLEEAAAHFAGGVKGEVVVVLSGAAPRDPHAGVDFRGLARAAALEGKSTREIRDLLVQSGLRKNDAYVLALEAIGAAQ, encoded by the coding sequence ATGCCCCACGTGACCCTGGTGCCCACTCCGGTGGGCAACCTTTCCGATATCACCCTGCGCGCCCTCGAGGTTCTCAAGAACGCCGACGCGGTGGCCGCCGAGGATACCCGGGTAAGCGGCTCGCTGCTGCGGCACTACGGGATCGACAAGCCGCTGGTGCGCCTTGATCAGCACACCATGCGTTCTCGAGCCCCCGGGGTTCTCGAGCAGTATCCCCGACTGGCTTTCGTGACCGATGCCGGAACGCCGGGTATCTCGGATCCCGGTGAGGAACTGGTGCGCATCGTCCTCGAGGCGGGCGGCACGGTGGAGGTGCTGCCCGGTGCGACCGCGCTGATTCCGGCGCTGGTGCTGTCGGGCTTTTCGACCGCGCGCTTTCACTTCGAGGGGTTCATGCCGCGCTCGGGCAGAGAGCGGCGCGAGCGGCTGGCCGAACTGGTCGATCGCACGGTCACCTCGGTGTTTTATGAAAGCCCGCACCGCCTGGTGGATACGCTCGAAGAGCTCGCGGCCCTGGCCCCGGGACGCGCGGTGTCGGTGACGCGCGAACTCAGCAAGAAGTTCGAGGAGACCTACCGCGGCAGCCTCGAGGAGGCCGCTGCGCACTTTGCGGGCGGGGTGAAGGGTGAGGTGGTGGTGGTTCTCTCGGGGGCAGCGCCGCGTGACCCGCACGCCGGGGTGGATTTTCGGGGGCTGGCACGGGCGGCGGCCCTGGAAGGCAAGTCCACGCGGGAGATCCGGGACCTGCTGGTTCAGTCCGGTTTACGTAAGAACGACGCTTATGTGTTAGCGTTGGAGGCGATCGGCGCGGCGCAGTAA
- the pfkA gene encoding 6-phosphofructokinase: MKRIAVLTSGGDAPGMNAAIRAVVRSAACQGIEVVGVRRGFTGTIEGDLRLLGPRDVANIIQRGGTILGTARSHRFRSPEGRAQAAENLRNFGVEGLVVIGGDGSFHGAHYLMEEQGIPVVGLPGTIDNDLYGTDYTIGYDTAVETALGAIDKLRDTAASHDRIFVVEVMGRKAGHIALDVAIAGGAEEVLIPEDNLPIERVIESIRQSIERGKTSSIVIVAEGVDGGAMRVRDLIEQGTGLEARATILGHIQRGGTPTSADRILASRLGDAAVSALASGTRGVMLGIVNNRIVETPLPETWERHKDVNRELYRCAKILAI, from the coding sequence ATGAAGCGAATCGCAGTCCTGACCAGCGGCGGCGACGCGCCGGGCATGAACGCGGCCATCCGCGCCGTTGTGCGCTCGGCCGCCTGCCAGGGCATCGAGGTGGTCGGCGTCCGCCGCGGTTTCACCGGCACGATCGAGGGCGACTTACGCCTGCTCGGTCCGCGTGACGTCGCCAACATTATCCAGCGCGGTGGCACCATCTTGGGCACCGCCCGCTCGCACCGCTTCCGCAGCCCCGAAGGCCGTGCCCAGGCCGCCGAGAACCTGCGGAACTTCGGAGTGGAGGGCCTGGTGGTGATCGGCGGGGACGGCTCGTTCCACGGTGCCCACTACCTGATGGAAGAACAGGGCATTCCGGTGGTCGGCCTGCCCGGCACCATCGACAATGACCTGTACGGCACCGATTACACCATCGGCTATGACACCGCCGTGGAAACGGCCCTGGGGGCCATCGACAAACTGCGTGACACCGCCGCCTCGCACGACCGCATCTTCGTGGTGGAGGTCATGGGCCGCAAGGCCGGCCACATCGCTCTGGACGTGGCCATCGCCGGGGGGGCCGAGGAGGTCTTGATTCCCGAGGACAACCTGCCGATCGAACGCGTGATCGAGTCGATCCGCCAGAGCATCGAGCGCGGCAAGACCTCCTCGATCGTGATCGTGGCAGAGGGCGTGGATGGCGGCGCGATGCGGGTGCGCGACCTGATCGAACAGGGAACCGGACTCGAGGCGCGCGCGACCATCTTGGGCCACATTCAGCGCGGCGGAACGCCCACCTCGGCCGACCGCATCCTGGCGAGCCGTCTGGGCGACGCGGCCGTGAGTGCCCTGGCCTCGGGCACCCGCGGCGTGATGCTGGGCATCGTGAACAACCGCATCGTGGAAACCCCGCTGCCCGAAACCTGGGAGCGGCACAAGGACGTGAACCGGGAACTGTACCGCTGCGCCAAGATATTGGCGATCTGA
- a CDS encoding deoxyguanosinetriphosphate triphosphohydrolase, which produces MFSRLALAQRERATLAPYATFSDQSRGRRFEEAESAFRTPFQKDRDRVLHTTAFRRLEYKTQVFVNYEGDYYRTRLTHTLEVAQVARSLSLALGLNETLAETIALAHDLGHPPFGHAGEHILDQLMRARGAGGFEHNRQSLRIVTKLEKRYPDFEGLNLSWETLEGIVKHETVYDAPDGAGTADEYEPQWRPSLEAQVANVSDETAYNAHDLDDGLRSGLITPTDLVGLRLWDHFTSELGFDPYRVSELERRILIRELLGWIITDLIEESQRRLEAAGIRTLEDVRAHRAPLIGHTPEAEAMLKELKAFLYERLYHHYRVVRQVHKAEHFLTTLFGAYTSRPAILPPEVRANIERRGLERAVCDYLAGMTDRYAMDEYTRLYAPYQRT; this is translated from the coding sequence CTGTTTTCCCGCCTTGCCCTTGCGCAGCGCGAGCGGGCCACCCTGGCCCCCTACGCCACCTTCTCGGACCAGAGCCGGGGCCGCCGTTTCGAAGAAGCCGAGAGTGCTTTCCGCACCCCGTTCCAGAAGGACCGCGACCGGGTGCTGCACACCACCGCCTTCCGCCGCCTCGAGTACAAGACCCAGGTGTTCGTGAACTACGAGGGCGACTACTACCGGACCCGCCTGACCCACACCCTCGAGGTGGCCCAGGTGGCGCGCTCGCTCTCGCTGGCTTTGGGCCTCAACGAAACGCTGGCCGAGACCATCGCGCTCGCCCACGACCTGGGGCACCCGCCTTTCGGGCACGCGGGCGAGCACATTCTGGACCAGCTGATGCGCGCGCGCGGGGCGGGAGGCTTCGAGCACAACCGTCAGAGCCTGCGGATCGTGACCAAGCTCGAGAAGCGCTACCCGGACTTCGAGGGCCTGAACCTGTCCTGGGAGACCCTCGAGGGCATCGTAAAGCACGAGACGGTGTACGACGCGCCCGATGGGGCGGGCACCGCGGACGAGTACGAGCCGCAGTGGCGGCCCAGCCTCGAGGCGCAGGTCGCCAACGTGTCCGATGAGACCGCGTACAACGCGCACGACCTCGACGACGGGCTGCGCAGCGGCCTGATCACCCCGACCGACTTGGTGGGCCTGCGGCTGTGGGACCACTTCACCTCCGAGCTGGGTTTTGATCCGTACCGGGTCAGCGAGCTCGAGCGGCGCATCCTGATCCGTGAGTTGCTCGGCTGGATCATCACCGACCTGATCGAGGAGAGCCAGCGGCGCCTCGAGGCAGCCGGAATCCGCACCCTCGAGGACGTGCGGGCGCACCGAGCTCCCCTGATCGGTCACACCCCCGAGGCCGAGGCGATGCTCAAAGAGCTCAAGGCCTTCTTGTACGAGCGGCTGTACCACCACTATCGGGTGGTGCGGCAGGTGCACAAGGCCGAGCATTTCCTGACCACGCTGTTTGGGGCTTACACCTCGCGGCCGGCGATCCTGCCGCCGGAGGTGCGGGCGAACATCGAGCGCCGGGGCCTCGAGCGGGCGGTGTGCGACTATCTGGCGGGCATGACCGACCGCTATGCCATGGACGAGTACACCCGGCTGTACGCCCCCTATCAGCGCACCTGA
- a CDS encoding ribonuclease J, whose translation MSDKYVEVIPLGGMGEIGKNMFAFRYADEILIVDGGLAFPDAHMLGIDLLIPKIDYLQQNADLIKGWVLTHGHEDHIGAMPYIVPRLPRVPIYGARLTLGLLKEKFAEFGIKDTMVDLREVDPDEKLRIGKHFTVDLFRITHSIPDNSGMVIHTPVGRIVHTGDFKIEHHPPDGKPSHLAKIAAAGSEGVLLLISDSTNAERPGQTTSEAEVASTIDKIVSSAKGRVFVTTFASHTHRIQNILQIAEKHRRRVVMEGRSMIKYAQVAQSLGYMKLSHPLISTDEMGDLADDQVLFLCTGSQGQPMSVLSRLAMGTHAKLALKRGDTVIMSSSPIPGNEEAVNTVINRLYEIGVEVYHPPTYRVHASGHGSQEELKLIFNLTTPRYFLPWHGEPRHQVNHARLAQSMPTPPQRTIIARNGDVVRVGRDEFKVTGRVPAGAVYVDGLGVGDISDEIIQDRMAMSGDGVLIVTAVLHPTPHVELISRGFVKSNRDLEASIRKVAVEVLETGVREKRRMEDIRDDLYGAVRRFVRKVTGRNPVLIPVLVE comes from the coding sequence ATGAGCGATAAGTACGTCGAAGTCATCCCGCTGGGAGGGATGGGCGAGATCGGCAAAAACATGTTTGCCTTCCGGTACGCCGACGAGATTCTGATCGTCGACGGCGGCCTCGCCTTTCCTGACGCCCACATGCTGGGCATCGATCTGTTGATCCCCAAGATCGACTACCTGCAACAGAACGCCGACCTGATCAAAGGCTGGGTTCTGACCCACGGGCACGAGGATCACATCGGCGCGATGCCGTACATCGTGCCCCGTCTGCCACGGGTCCCGATCTACGGTGCCCGCCTGACCCTGGGCCTGCTCAAGGAGAAGTTTGCCGAGTTCGGCATCAAGGACACCATGGTGGACCTGCGTGAGGTCGACCCGGACGAGAAGCTGCGCATCGGCAAGCACTTCACCGTGGACCTGTTCCGCATCACCCACTCGATCCCGGACAACTCGGGCATGGTGATTCACACCCCGGTCGGACGCATCGTGCACACCGGCGACTTTAAGATCGAGCATCATCCACCGGACGGCAAGCCCAGCCACCTCGCCAAGATCGCGGCGGCCGGCAGCGAGGGCGTGCTGCTCCTCATCTCGGATTCCACCAACGCCGAGCGTCCCGGACAGACCACCTCCGAAGCCGAGGTGGCCTCGACCATCGACAAGATCGTGTCCTCGGCCAAGGGCCGGGTGTTCGTCACCACCTTCGCGTCGCACACGCACCGAATCCAGAACATCTTGCAGATCGCCGAGAAGCACCGCCGCCGCGTGGTGATGGAAGGCCGCTCGATGATCAAGTACGCCCAGGTGGCCCAGAGCCTGGGCTACATGAAGCTCAGTCACCCCCTGATCTCTACCGACGAGATGGGGGACCTCGCCGACGATCAGGTGCTGTTCCTGTGCACCGGATCGCAGGGTCAGCCGATGAGCGTGCTCTCGCGGCTCGCCATGGGCACGCACGCCAAACTGGCCCTCAAGCGCGGCGACACCGTGATCATGTCCTCGAGCCCTATCCCTGGCAACGAGGAAGCGGTCAACACGGTCATCAACCGCCTGTACGAGATCGGCGTGGAGGTCTACCATCCGCCGACCTACCGTGTGCACGCCTCGGGACACGGCAGCCAGGAAGAGCTCAAGCTGATCTTCAACCTGACCACCCCGCGCTACTTCCTGCCCTGGCACGGCGAGCCGCGCCACCAGGTCAACCATGCCCGCCTGGCCCAGAGCATGCCCACGCCCCCGCAGCGCACCATCATCGCGCGCAACGGCGACGTGGTACGGGTGGGACGCGACGAGTTCAAGGTGACCGGCCGCGTCCCGGCCGGCGCGGTGTACGTGGACGGCCTGGGTGTGGGCGACATCTCCGACGAGATCATCCAAGACCGCATGGCCATGAGCGGCGACGGGGTGCTCATCGTCACCGCCGTGCTGCACCCCACGCCGCACGTCGAGCTGATCTCGCGCGGCTTCGTAAAGTCCAACCGCGACCTCGAGGCCAGCATCCGCAAGGTGGCGGTCGAGGTGCTCGAGACCGGTGTGCGCGAGAAGCGCCGCATGGAAGACATCCGTGACGACCTCTACGGTGCGGTGCGCCGCTTCGTGCGCAAGGTTACCGGACGCAACCCGGTCCTGATTCCGGTGCTGGTGGAATAA
- a CDS encoding VanW family protein, with translation MTFRLLVLAVTVACSTAFAAKPISLVFSAKLPVLGLGLDDHLTVVRRLEIPQERSDQLRRARRITPSLRADLERFARGIDRAPADTRFEALKNRWGAVQRDGWTVDLAATETALLEVLQDASRGQVNVVYTSTPPTRTVEFFRKRGIMTLLGEGVSSYAGSSAARVTNIHVGARNFQDRLFEGEVFSFNRMVGNINARAGYVAGIVISGDSTASGVGGGICQVSTTVFRSLFAAGLPIKERKNHSYQIHYYHPTGLDATIYQPTVDLKFTNDTQGALWFQTEWDDRRARLVVRTFGKPRRERVVIGDPVILSSTPVPPNRFVTDARLAPGQTRLLEGGARGAVVQVTRRFEDPASGQLIRSETLRSNYRPWPNTYAIGPASDSSARVSSSAR, from the coding sequence ATGACCTTCCGCCTGCTCGTCCTCGCTGTGACCGTGGCCTGCTCCACGGCCTTTGCGGCCAAGCCCATCTCGTTGGTGTTCAGTGCCAAGCTTCCGGTGCTGGGACTGGGGCTGGACGACCACCTGACCGTGGTGCGCCGCCTCGAGATTCCCCAGGAGCGCTCGGACCAGCTGCGCCGCGCCAGACGCATCACCCCGTCCCTGCGCGCCGACCTCGAGCGTTTTGCGCGCGGCATCGACCGCGCGCCCGCCGACACCCGCTTTGAAGCGCTGAAGAACCGTTGGGGAGCCGTACAGCGCGACGGCTGGACCGTGGACCTCGCGGCCACCGAAACGGCCCTGCTCGAGGTGCTGCAAGACGCCTCGAGGGGGCAGGTGAACGTGGTGTACACCTCGACCCCGCCCACGCGCACGGTCGAGTTCTTCCGTAAACGCGGCATCATGACGCTGTTGGGCGAAGGGGTCAGCAGTTACGCGGGCAGTTCAGCGGCCCGCGTCACCAACATCCACGTAGGAGCCCGCAACTTCCAGGACCGCCTGTTCGAAGGCGAGGTGTTTTCCTTCAACCGGATGGTGGGAAACATCAACGCCAGGGCCGGGTACGTAGCGGGCATCGTGATCAGCGGGGACAGCACCGCCAGCGGCGTGGGCGGCGGCATCTGCCAGGTGTCCACCACCGTGTTCCGCAGCCTGTTCGCCGCCGGCCTGCCGATCAAGGAGCGCAAGAATCACTCGTATCAGATTCACTACTACCACCCGACCGGGCTGGACGCGACCATCTATCAGCCCACCGTAGATCTGAAGTTCACCAACGACACCCAGGGGGCGCTGTGGTTCCAGACCGAATGGGATGACCGCCGCGCCCGACTGGTCGTCCGCACGTTCGGCAAACCGCGGCGCGAACGGGTTGTGATCGGCGACCCGGTGATCCTCTCCTCTACCCCCGTTCCGCCCAACCGTTTCGTAACCGACGCGCGCCTGGCCCCCGGACAAACCCGGCTGCTCGAGGGCGGTGCGCGTGGGGCCGTGGTTCAGGTGACCCGCCGTTTCGAGGACCCGGCCAGCGGCCAGTTGATCCGTAGCGAAACGCTGCGCAGCAACTACCGTCCCTGGCCCAATACCTACGCCATCGGACCCGCTTCGGATTCGAGTGCGCGGGTTTCGTCCTCCGCACGCTGA
- a CDS encoding ParB/RepB/Spo0J family partition protein, whose protein sequence is MSKKSSLGRGLDALLSRPGAVSEVPGLRAQSLSIERIVQAAYQPRQTFEPEALADLAASIREKGVLQPILVRPRAEDNAFEIVAGERRWRAAQLAGLSEIPAIVRDMSDREALEVAIVENLQREDLGPIEEARAYAALLERGLSQEEVAQAVGKGRSTVANALRLLSLPAAALEALEAGEISAGHARAILAQPEEDRDWALQTILRKKLTVREAEALRREPRPTNELVPRAHAHIERDLSRQIGAKVRIKGEDKGRLELSFHSREELDRLLELLGYQG, encoded by the coding sequence GTGTCCAAAAAGTCTAGTCTGGGACGCGGCCTTGACGCCCTGCTCTCCCGCCCGGGCGCGGTGAGCGAAGTGCCCGGCCTGCGGGCCCAGAGCCTGAGCATCGAGCGCATCGTGCAGGCGGCCTACCAGCCGCGGCAGACTTTCGAGCCCGAGGCCCTGGCTGACCTTGCTGCCTCGATCCGCGAGAAAGGGGTGCTGCAGCCGATCCTGGTGCGCCCACGCGCCGAAGACAACGCCTTCGAGATCGTGGCCGGCGAGCGACGCTGGCGGGCGGCGCAGCTCGCAGGACTCAGCGAGATCCCGGCGATCGTGCGGGACATGAGTGACCGTGAAGCCCTCGAGGTCGCGATTGTTGAGAACCTGCAGCGCGAGGATCTGGGACCGATCGAGGAGGCACGCGCCTACGCTGCGCTGCTCGAACGCGGGCTCAGCCAGGAAGAGGTGGCGCAGGCGGTGGGCAAGGGCCGCTCCACGGTCGCCAACGCCCTGCGTCTGCTGAGTCTGCCCGCCGCAGCGCTCGAGGCCCTCGAAGCGGGGGAGATCAGCGCCGGTCATGCCCGTGCGATCCTGGCCCAGCCCGAGGAGGACCGTGACTGGGCGCTGCAGACCATCTTGCGCAAGAAGCTGACCGTGCGCGAGGCCGAGGCGCTGCGGCGCGAGCCGCGCCCCACCAACGAACTGGTGCCCCGGGCGCACGCTCACATCGAGCGCGATCTCAGCCGTCAGATCGGGGCCAAGGTGCGCATCAAGGGCGAAGACAAAGGGCGCCTCGAGCTGAGCTTTCACTCGAGAGAAGAGCTGGACCGCCTGTTGGAACTGCTGGGTTACCAGGGCTAG
- a CDS encoding AAA family ATPase, translated as MKIIGIVNQKGGVGKTTTGVNLAAYLAASGRRVLLVDLDPQANASSGLGARGVEEGVYQALAEPERLRELIQSTPQENLDLLPATPDLAGATVELTETPYALRDLLGRLEGYEVVLIDAPPSLGPLTINVLAAAGALIIPLQAEYYALEGVAGLLESVERVRERLNPELRILGMVITMFDSRTNLAQQVEENVRAHFGELVFWSVVPRNVRLSEAPSYAKPINLYSPLSSGASAYRRLAEEVMQRVQKV; from the coding sequence GTGAAGATCATCGGCATCGTCAACCAGAAAGGCGGGGTCGGCAAGACCACCACCGGCGTCAACCTCGCTGCTTACCTGGCGGCGTCCGGACGGCGGGTGCTGCTGGTCGACCTCGATCCTCAGGCCAACGCCTCGAGCGGACTCGGTGCGCGTGGCGTCGAGGAAGGGGTGTACCAGGCTCTGGCCGAACCCGAGCGCTTAAGAGAGCTGATCCAATCGACTCCGCAGGAGAACCTGGACCTGTTGCCGGCCACGCCCGATCTGGCCGGAGCGACGGTCGAACTCACCGAAACGCCTTACGCGTTGCGCGATCTGCTGGGCCGCCTCGAGGGCTACGAGGTCGTGCTGATCGACGCGCCCCCCAGCCTGGGACCGCTCACCATCAACGTGCTCGCGGCGGCGGGCGCGCTGATCATTCCTTTGCAGGCCGAGTACTACGCCCTCGAGGGCGTGGCCGGACTGCTGGAGAGCGTCGAACGGGTACGCGAGCGCCTGAATCCGGAGCTGCGCATCCTGGGCATGGTCATCACCATGTTCGACAGCCGCACCAACCTGGCGCAGCAGGTCGAGGAGAACGTGCGGGCGCACTTCGGGGAACTGGTGTTCTGGAGCGTGGTGCCACGCAACGTACGGCTTTCCGAGGCTCCCTCGTACGCCAAACCGATCAACCTGTACTCGCCGCTCTCGAGCGGGGCCAGCGCCTACCGTCGTCTGGCCGAGGAGGTGATGCAGCGTGTCCAAAAAGTCTAG
- a CDS encoding RsmG family class I SAM-dependent methyltransferase, with protein MKQEYKTLALRYAAALDLFGPAVQRDLDLHIASARRYGDFLPQGAEVLDVGSGGGLPGIPLALARPDLTVHLCEIRRRRASFLKIAVAQLGLKNAEVFPGDVRRFPKRLEWVTAQAVADLPGLMALLDTVTTDEWHLITRRPAGWTPPAELGPCVLAFERLQLDSDADLVHLKLKRL; from the coding sequence GTGAAACAGGAGTATAAAACCCTGGCGCTGCGCTACGCCGCCGCCCTTGATCTTTTTGGTCCCGCCGTACAGCGGGACCTTGATCTGCACATCGCCTCGGCCCGGCGTTACGGCGATTTCCTGCCGCAGGGAGCCGAGGTACTGGACGTCGGGTCGGGCGGAGGTCTGCCTGGAATTCCGCTGGCCCTGGCCCGCCCAGATCTGACCGTGCACCTGTGTGAGATCCGTCGGCGTCGCGCCTCGTTCCTGAAGATTGCGGTGGCTCAGTTGGGCCTGAAGAACGCCGAGGTCTTCCCCGGGGATGTGCGCCGGTTTCCGAAACGGCTGGAGTGGGTGACGGCACAGGCGGTGGCCGATCTGCCCGGTCTGATGGCGTTGTTGGACACCGTGACCACCGATGAGTGGCATCTGATCACCCGCCGGCCCGCCGGCTGGACCCCGCCCGCCGAACTGGGACCGTGCGTGCTGGCCTTCGAGCGTTTGCAGCTTGATAGCGACGCCGATCTGGTACATTTGAAGCTGAAGCGATTGTGA
- the mnmG gene encoding tRNA uridine-5-carboxymethylaminomethyl(34) synthesis enzyme MnmG, translating to MQARYPVIVIGGGHAGIEAAHAAAKFGPVALMIANPATIGRMPCNPAVGGPGKSQLVAEVHALGGLMGRIADDTAIHTRILNASKGPAVHSLRVQNERDRYAERAQHYVLGNPGIEILRGEAADLFPEQGGWQVFTTDGRSFWARSVVVAAGTFMRGLTWYGRHSRNEGRQGEPPSRYLSAALERAGHRLKRFKTGTPPRVRADSVNFTALLEIPADDPVHTFSGVEGPDARRSPTWQTHTTPRTHGLILENLHESPMYAGDIEGLGPRYCPSIEDKIVRFAHHDRHLLFVEPDGVDTSEVYLQGFSSSLPPQLQEELVRSLPGFERAVIQRYAYAVEYDVVESTELTLNLESRRMPGVFTAGQINGTSGYEEAAAQGLIAGTAAARRAHGLEERHVSRETGYIGVMLDDLVFKGTDEPYRMMTSRVEHRLLVRQDNADERLSSFAHELGLIDEARLHEVQAKYARIERAAEVLRTQRHQGITGEQWLKRPEIHVDDLSPLGIELPQDLSWTERESLEIRVKYAGYIDRSRAQLEVERKHGEKSLEGVDYGRVASLSNEAREKLERLRPSTVGQAARIPGIRNSDVNALLIHLKQHKGVSRETGV from the coding sequence ATGCAGGCGCGTTACCCAGTCATCGTTATCGGAGGCGGCCACGCCGGGATCGAGGCAGCGCATGCCGCCGCCAAGTTCGGTCCGGTGGCGCTGATGATCGCCAACCCGGCGACCATCGGGCGCATGCCGTGCAACCCGGCGGTCGGCGGTCCGGGCAAGAGTCAACTGGTCGCCGAGGTGCATGCCCTGGGCGGTCTGATGGGACGCATTGCCGACGACACCGCCATTCATACCCGAATTCTCAACGCCTCCAAGGGACCCGCGGTGCACAGCCTGCGGGTTCAGAACGAGCGCGATCGCTATGCCGAACGGGCCCAGCATTACGTGCTGGGAAACCCGGGCATCGAGATCCTGCGCGGTGAGGCGGCGGACCTGTTCCCCGAGCAGGGGGGCTGGCAGGTGTTCACCACCGACGGACGATCGTTCTGGGCGCGTTCGGTGGTGGTGGCAGCCGGAACCTTTATGCGCGGTCTTACCTGGTACGGGCGCCACTCGAGGAACGAGGGGCGCCAGGGCGAGCCGCCCTCGAGGTATCTGTCGGCCGCGCTCGAACGTGCCGGGCACCGCCTCAAGCGCTTCAAGACCGGCACTCCTCCGCGCGTGCGTGCAGACTCGGTGAACTTCACCGCACTGCTCGAAATTCCGGCAGATGACCCGGTTCACACCTTCAGCGGAGTAGAAGGGCCGGATGCGCGGCGCAGCCCCACCTGGCAGACCCATACCACGCCGCGCACGCACGGGCTGATTCTCGAGAACCTGCACGAGTCGCCGATGTACGCCGGGGACATCGAGGGCTTAGGACCGCGTTACTGCCCCTCGATCGAGGACAAGATCGTGCGTTTCGCGCACCACGACCGGCACTTGCTGTTCGTGGAACCCGACGGTGTGGATACCAGCGAGGTGTACCTGCAGGGCTTCTCGAGCAGTCTGCCGCCCCAGTTGCAAGAAGAACTGGTACGGTCGTTGCCCGGATTTGAACGTGCGGTGATTCAACGTTACGCCTATGCGGTCGAATACGATGTGGTGGAGTCAACCGAGCTGACCCTCAATCTCGAGTCGCGCCGGATGCCCGGAGTGTTCACTGCCGGCCAGATCAACGGCACCAGCGGCTACGAGGAGGCGGCGGCCCAGGGTCTGATTGCCGGAACTGCCGCTGCCAGACGTGCCCACGGTCTCGAGGAACGACATGTTTCACGTGAAACAGGCTATATCGGTGTGATGCTCGATGATCTGGTATTCAAGGGTACCGACGAGCCGTACCGCATGATGACCAGTCGGGTGGAACACCGACTGCTGGTGCGTCAGGACAACGCGGACGAGCGGCTCTCGTCCTTCGCGCACGAGTTGGGCCTGATCGACGAGGCACGCCTGCACGAGGTGCAGGCGAAGTACGCCCGCATCGAGCGCGCTGCGGAGGTGCTGCGCACCCAGCGTCACCAGGGAATCACCGGCGAACAGTGGCTCAAGCGACCCGAAATTCACGTGGACGACCTCTCCCCTCTCGGCATCGAGCTGCCGCAGGATCTGAGCTGGACCGAGCGCGAGAGCCTGGAGATCCGGGTAAAGTACGCGGGTTATATCGACCGCAGCCGGGCGCAACTCGAGGTTGAACGCAAGCACGGCGAGAAGAGCCTCGAGGGTGTGGACTACGGCCGGGTGGCCTCGCTGTCCAACGAGGCACGCGAGAAGCTCGAGCGGTTGCGGCCCTCGACGGTCGGACAGGCAGCGCGCATTCCGGGAATTCGCAACTCGGATGTCAACGCGCTGCTGATCCACCTGAAGCAGCACAAGGGTGTTTCACGTGAAACAGGAGTATAA